One window from the genome of Oreochromis niloticus isolate F11D_XX linkage group LG20, O_niloticus_UMD_NMBU, whole genome shotgun sequence encodes:
- the LOC100700435 gene encoding 6-phosphofructo-2-kinase/fructose-2,6-bisphosphatase isoform X3 encodes MIVMVGLPARGKTYISKKLTRYLNWIGVPTKMFNVGQYRREAVKIYKNFEFFKPDNEEAMKIRKACAAAALKDVALYFTKEQGQVAVFDATNTTRERRAIILSFAMEMGYKVFFVESICDDPEIIAENIKQVKFGSPDYADRDIDEAMEDFIQRIDCYRASYMPIDDEKDRKLSYIKIFDVGSRYLVNRVQDHIQSRIVYYLMNIHVTPRSIYLSRHGESELNLLGRIGGDTGLSPRGQKYASALATFIKGQKISDLKVWTSHMKRTVQTAEALGVQYEQWKALNEIDAGVCEELTYEEIQENFPEEFALRDQDKYRYRYPKGESYEDLVHRLEPVIMELERQENVLVICHQAVMRCLLAYFLDKPADELPYLRCPLHTVLKLTPIAYGCKVESFFLNIEAVNTHRERPMNVNVSRKTEEALQTVPDHI; translated from the exons ATGATTGTGATGGTTGGATTGCCAGCCAGAGGGAAGACATACATTTCCAAGAAGCTCACTCGTTACCTGAACTGGATCGGGGTTCCAACAAAAA TGTTTAACGTGGGCCAGTACCGCAGGGAGGCCGTCAAGATCTATAAAAACTTCGAGTTCTTCAAACCTGATAATGAGGAAGCCATGAAGATTCGCAA GGCCTGTGCAGCAGCTGCACTCAAAGATGTTGCTTTGTACTTCACAAAGGAACAGGGGCAAGTAGCC GTGTTTGATGCTACAAACACCACAAGAGAGAGGAGGGCAATCATTCTTAGTTTTGCAATGGAAATGGGCTACAAG GTGTTCTTCGTGGAATCCATCTGTGATGACCCAGAAATCATTGCAGAGAATATCAAG caaGTAAAATTCGGCAGCCCTGATTATGCAGACCGTGACATAGATGAAGCCATGGAAGACTTCATCCAGCGCATCGACTGTTACAGGGCAAGCTACATGCCTATAGATGATGAGAAAGACAG GAAACTCTCCTACATAAAGATCTTTGATGTGGGAAGTAGATACCTTGTGAACCGGGTCCAGGACCACATTCAGAGCAGAATAGTTTACTACCTCATGAACATACACGTCACACCGAGATCCATCTACCTGAGCCGCCACGGAGAGAGCGAACTCAACCTGTTAGGTCGGATTGGTGGAGACACGGGCTTATCCCCTAGAGGGCAAAAG TATGCTAGTGCCCTGGCGACCTTCATCAAGGGACAGAAAATCAGTGACCTCAAGGTGTGGACGAGTCACATGAAGAGGACCGTCCAGACTGCAGAGGCTCTCGGAGTCCAGTATGAACAATGGAAGGCTCTTAATGAGATAGATGCG GGTGTATGTGAAGAACTAACTTATGAGGAAATTCAGGAGAATTTCCCAGAAGAATTTGCACTGAGAGACCAGGACAAATATCGCTATCGGTACCCAAAGGGTGAG TCCTATGAGGATCTAGTCCATCGTCTTGAGCCAGTCATCATGGAGCTCGAGAGGCAGGAAAATGTTTTGGTCATTTGCCACCAAGCTGTGATGCGCTGCCTGTTAGCCTATTTCCTTGACAAACCTGCAG ATGAGCTGCCTTATCTAAGATGCCCTCTTCACACTGTGCTCAAACTCACACCGATAGCCTACG GATGTAAGGTTGAGTCATTTTTCCTCAATATTGAAGCtgtcaacacacacagagagaggccAATG aatgTCAACGTCAGCAGAAAAACAGAGGAAGCTCTGCAGACTGTTCCTGACCACATATAA
- the LOC100700435 gene encoding 6-phosphofructo-2-kinase/fructose-2,6-bisphosphatase isoform X2 gives MELPQLEHARLRRHDSAASVPQFCNSPTMIVMVGLPARGKTYISKKLTRYLNWIGVPTKMFNVGQYRREAVKIYKNFEFFKPDNEEAMKIRKACAAAALKDVALYFTKEQGQVAVFDATNTTRERRAIILSFAMEMGYKVFFVESICDDPEIIAENIKQVKFGSPDYADRDIDEAMEDFIQRIDCYRASYMPIDDEKDRKLSYIKIFDVGSRYLVNRVQDHIQSRIVYYLMNIHVTPRSIYLSRHGESELNLLGRIGGDTGLSPRGQKYASALATFIKGQKISDLKVWTSHMKRTVQTAEALGVQYEQWKALNEIDAGVCEELTYEEIQENFPEEFALRDQDKYRYRYPKGESYEDLVHRLEPVIMELERQENVLVICHQAVMRCLLAYFLDKPADELPYLRCPLHTVLKLTPIAYGCKVESFFLNIEAVNTHRERPMNVNVSRKTEEALQTVPDHI, from the exons ATGGAGCTTCCCCAGCTTGAACACGCGAGGCTCCGAAGACATGATAGCGCAG CCTCTGTGCCTCAGTTCTGTAACTCTCCCACAATGATTGTGATGGTTGGATTGCCAGCCAGAGGGAAGACATACATTTCCAAGAAGCTCACTCGTTACCTGAACTGGATCGGGGTTCCAACAAAAA TGTTTAACGTGGGCCAGTACCGCAGGGAGGCCGTCAAGATCTATAAAAACTTCGAGTTCTTCAAACCTGATAATGAGGAAGCCATGAAGATTCGCAA GGCCTGTGCAGCAGCTGCACTCAAAGATGTTGCTTTGTACTTCACAAAGGAACAGGGGCAAGTAGCC GTGTTTGATGCTACAAACACCACAAGAGAGAGGAGGGCAATCATTCTTAGTTTTGCAATGGAAATGGGCTACAAG GTGTTCTTCGTGGAATCCATCTGTGATGACCCAGAAATCATTGCAGAGAATATCAAG caaGTAAAATTCGGCAGCCCTGATTATGCAGACCGTGACATAGATGAAGCCATGGAAGACTTCATCCAGCGCATCGACTGTTACAGGGCAAGCTACATGCCTATAGATGATGAGAAAGACAG GAAACTCTCCTACATAAAGATCTTTGATGTGGGAAGTAGATACCTTGTGAACCGGGTCCAGGACCACATTCAGAGCAGAATAGTTTACTACCTCATGAACATACACGTCACACCGAGATCCATCTACCTGAGCCGCCACGGAGAGAGCGAACTCAACCTGTTAGGTCGGATTGGTGGAGACACGGGCTTATCCCCTAGAGGGCAAAAG TATGCTAGTGCCCTGGCGACCTTCATCAAGGGACAGAAAATCAGTGACCTCAAGGTGTGGACGAGTCACATGAAGAGGACCGTCCAGACTGCAGAGGCTCTCGGAGTCCAGTATGAACAATGGAAGGCTCTTAATGAGATAGATGCG GGTGTATGTGAAGAACTAACTTATGAGGAAATTCAGGAGAATTTCCCAGAAGAATTTGCACTGAGAGACCAGGACAAATATCGCTATCGGTACCCAAAGGGTGAG TCCTATGAGGATCTAGTCCATCGTCTTGAGCCAGTCATCATGGAGCTCGAGAGGCAGGAAAATGTTTTGGTCATTTGCCACCAAGCTGTGATGCGCTGCCTGTTAGCCTATTTCCTTGACAAACCTGCAG ATGAGCTGCCTTATCTAAGATGCCCTCTTCACACTGTGCTCAAACTCACACCGATAGCCTACG GATGTAAGGTTGAGTCATTTTTCCTCAATATTGAAGCtgtcaacacacacagagagaggccAATG aatgTCAACGTCAGCAGAAAAACAGAGGAAGCTCTGCAGACTGTTCCTGACCACATATAA
- the LOC100700435 gene encoding 6-phosphofructo-2-kinase/fructose-2,6-bisphosphatase isoform X1: protein MALAINISTEHKNLTQTPLLKIWVPWTGGNLNRRRGSSVPQFCNSPTMIVMVGLPARGKTYISKKLTRYLNWIGVPTKMFNVGQYRREAVKIYKNFEFFKPDNEEAMKIRKACAAAALKDVALYFTKEQGQVAVFDATNTTRERRAIILSFAMEMGYKVFFVESICDDPEIIAENIKQVKFGSPDYADRDIDEAMEDFIQRIDCYRASYMPIDDEKDRKLSYIKIFDVGSRYLVNRVQDHIQSRIVYYLMNIHVTPRSIYLSRHGESELNLLGRIGGDTGLSPRGQKYASALATFIKGQKISDLKVWTSHMKRTVQTAEALGVQYEQWKALNEIDAGVCEELTYEEIQENFPEEFALRDQDKYRYRYPKGESYEDLVHRLEPVIMELERQENVLVICHQAVMRCLLAYFLDKPADELPYLRCPLHTVLKLTPIAYGCKVESFFLNIEAVNTHRERPMNVNVSRKTEEALQTVPDHI from the exons ATGGCTTTGGCAATTAATATATCCACAGAGCATAAAAATCTTACACAGACACCTCTGCTCAAGATCTGGGTGCCATGGACTGGAGGCAACTTGAACCGCAGGAGAGGGT CCTCTGTGCCTCAGTTCTGTAACTCTCCCACAATGATTGTGATGGTTGGATTGCCAGCCAGAGGGAAGACATACATTTCCAAGAAGCTCACTCGTTACCTGAACTGGATCGGGGTTCCAACAAAAA TGTTTAACGTGGGCCAGTACCGCAGGGAGGCCGTCAAGATCTATAAAAACTTCGAGTTCTTCAAACCTGATAATGAGGAAGCCATGAAGATTCGCAA GGCCTGTGCAGCAGCTGCACTCAAAGATGTTGCTTTGTACTTCACAAAGGAACAGGGGCAAGTAGCC GTGTTTGATGCTACAAACACCACAAGAGAGAGGAGGGCAATCATTCTTAGTTTTGCAATGGAAATGGGCTACAAG GTGTTCTTCGTGGAATCCATCTGTGATGACCCAGAAATCATTGCAGAGAATATCAAG caaGTAAAATTCGGCAGCCCTGATTATGCAGACCGTGACATAGATGAAGCCATGGAAGACTTCATCCAGCGCATCGACTGTTACAGGGCAAGCTACATGCCTATAGATGATGAGAAAGACAG GAAACTCTCCTACATAAAGATCTTTGATGTGGGAAGTAGATACCTTGTGAACCGGGTCCAGGACCACATTCAGAGCAGAATAGTTTACTACCTCATGAACATACACGTCACACCGAGATCCATCTACCTGAGCCGCCACGGAGAGAGCGAACTCAACCTGTTAGGTCGGATTGGTGGAGACACGGGCTTATCCCCTAGAGGGCAAAAG TATGCTAGTGCCCTGGCGACCTTCATCAAGGGACAGAAAATCAGTGACCTCAAGGTGTGGACGAGTCACATGAAGAGGACCGTCCAGACTGCAGAGGCTCTCGGAGTCCAGTATGAACAATGGAAGGCTCTTAATGAGATAGATGCG GGTGTATGTGAAGAACTAACTTATGAGGAAATTCAGGAGAATTTCCCAGAAGAATTTGCACTGAGAGACCAGGACAAATATCGCTATCGGTACCCAAAGGGTGAG TCCTATGAGGATCTAGTCCATCGTCTTGAGCCAGTCATCATGGAGCTCGAGAGGCAGGAAAATGTTTTGGTCATTTGCCACCAAGCTGTGATGCGCTGCCTGTTAGCCTATTTCCTTGACAAACCTGCAG ATGAGCTGCCTTATCTAAGATGCCCTCTTCACACTGTGCTCAAACTCACACCGATAGCCTACG GATGTAAGGTTGAGTCATTTTTCCTCAATATTGAAGCtgtcaacacacacagagagaggccAATG aatgTCAACGTCAGCAGAAAAACAGAGGAAGCTCTGCAGACTGTTCCTGACCACATATAA